One window of the Eucalyptus grandis isolate ANBG69807.140 chromosome 8, ASM1654582v1, whole genome shotgun sequence genome contains the following:
- the LOC104415173 gene encoding phosphoenolpyruvate/phosphate translocator 2, chloroplastic-like, which translates to MEPFFSVHLSAMFLGEVQQGLNVQQVLTRSFLAALCFHAYQQVSYMILQRVSPVTHSVGNCVKRVVVIVSSVLFFRTPVSPINSLGTGVALAGVFSVLTREAH; encoded by the exons ATGGAGCCATTTTTCTCTGTCCATCTATCGGCTATGTTTCTTGGGGAG GTGCAACAGGGATTAAATGTCCAGCAGGTATTAACCAGGTCCTTCCTTGCGGCGTTGTGCTTCCACGCATACCAGCAG GTCTCTTACATGATACTACAGAGGGTATCGCCAGTGACCCACTCTGTAGGAAACTGCGTGAAGCGTGTTGTGGTCATTGTCAGCTCAGTTCTCTTCTTCCGAACTCCAGTTTCACCCATAAATTCCCTAG GTACGGGAGTGGCCCTTGCTGGAGTATTTTCTGTACTCACGCGTGAAGCGCATTAA